In a genomic window of Corvus moneduloides isolate bCorMon1 chromosome 17, bCorMon1.pri, whole genome shotgun sequence:
- the NKAIN4 gene encoding sodium/potassium-transporting ATPase subunit beta-1-interacting protein 4 isoform X1, which produces MGCCTGRCTLIFLCTLQLLAALERQVFDFLGYQWAPILANFLHIIIVILGLFGTIQYRPRYIVVYAIWTAIWVTWNIFIICFYLEVGGLSKDSELLTFNISRHQSWWSENGPGCVRKEASMSGIKGLDNHSYISVIGCALEYRYIEVMHSSFQILIALVGFVYACYVVSVFTEEEDSFDFIGGFDPFPLYHVNEKPTNLLFKQTYLPA; this is translated from the exons cTTGCTGCACTAGAGAGGCAAGTGTTTGACTTCCTGGGATACCAGTGGGCCCCCATCCTTGCCAACTTCCTGCACATCATCATCGTTATCCTGGGGCTGTTCGGCACCATCCAGTACAGACCTCGCTACATCGTGGTG TATGCCATCTGGACTGCAATCTGGGTCACCTGGAACATCTTCATCATCTGCTTTTACTTAGAAGTGGGAGGGCTCTCCAAG GACAGCGAACTCCTGACATTCAACATCTCCCGGCACCAGTCCTGGTGGAGTGAAAATGGCCCTGGCTGTGTAAGGAAGGAGGCTTCAATGTCTGGCATCAAGGGGCTGGATAACCATTCCTACATCTCTGTCATCGGCTGTGCCCTGGAGTACCGCTACATCGAGGTCAtgcacagctccttccagatCCTCATCGCG CTGGTGGGCTTTGTGTACGCCTGTTACGTGGTTAGTGTTTTTACAGAAGAAGAAGACAGCT ttgatttCATTGGTGGATTTGATCCATTTCCTCTCTACCATGTCAATGAAAAACCCACCAACCTTTTGTTCAAGCAGACATACCT